One region of Streptomyces davaonensis JCM 4913 genomic DNA includes:
- a CDS encoding metallopeptidase family protein, which yields MDTPVPPPATGPGPRRRDRHGRGMRGPIAPPQVPLAASRAEAFADLVQDSVERLERRWPQLAEIDFLVLEVPPLNGAGQVWNDEAVPLGGTITAREGRPARVVIYRRPVEIRTKGRDERAALVHEVVVEQVAELLGLTPETVDPRYGED from the coding sequence ATGGACACGCCTGTACCGCCCCCCGCCACCGGCCCCGGACCCCGCCGTCGTGATCGCCACGGCCGGGGCATGCGGGGGCCGATCGCGCCGCCGCAGGTGCCGCTCGCGGCCAGCCGTGCCGAGGCGTTCGCGGACCTGGTCCAGGACTCCGTGGAGCGCCTGGAACGCCGGTGGCCGCAGCTGGCGGAGATCGACTTCCTGGTCCTGGAGGTGCCGCCGCTGAACGGCGCGGGGCAGGTCTGGAACGACGAGGCGGTACCGCTGGGCGGCACGATCACCGCGCGCGAGGGCCGTCCCGCGCGGGTGGTCATCTACCGGCGGCCCGTGGAGATCCGCACCAAAGGGCGCGACGAGCGGGCCGCGCTGGTGCACGAGGTCGTGGTCGAGCAGGTGGCCGAGTTGCTGGGGCTCACCCCGGAGACCGTCGATCCCCGGTACGGCGAGGACTGA
- a CDS encoding phosphomannomutase/phosphoglucomutase: MAADLSQLVKAYDVRGVVPDQWDEALAELFGAAFVRVTGATAIVTGHDMRPSSPGLAAAFARGAAAQGVDVTEIGLCSTDQLYYASGALDLPGAMFTASHNPAQYNGIKLCRAGAAPVGQDTGLSEIRELVERWSDEGAPAPAATTGTITHRESLSDYAAHLRSLVDLTSIRPLKVVVDAGNGMGGHTVPTVFAGLPLDLVPMYFELDGTFPNHEANPLDPANLVDLQHRVRAESADLGIAFDGDADRCFVVDEQGDPVSPSAITALVASRELARHGGKGTIIHNLITSWSVPEVVKENGGTPVRTRVGHSFIKAEMAKSGAIFGGEHSAHYYFADFWNADTGMLAALHVLAALGGQEGPLSSLVAQYDRYVGSGEINSTVADQADRLAAIRETYGTRDDVTLDNLDGLTITSTDWWFNVRPSNTEPLLRLNAEARDEETMTKVRDEVLGIIRA; this comes from the coding sequence GTGGCTGCTGATCTGTCACAGCTCGTGAAGGCGTACGACGTGCGCGGAGTTGTCCCCGACCAGTGGGACGAGGCGCTCGCCGAGCTGTTCGGGGCGGCCTTCGTCCGGGTGACCGGCGCGACCGCGATCGTGACCGGGCACGACATGCGCCCCTCGTCCCCCGGCCTCGCGGCGGCCTTTGCGCGCGGTGCGGCCGCGCAGGGCGTCGACGTCACCGAGATCGGCCTGTGTTCCACGGACCAGCTGTACTACGCCTCCGGCGCGCTGGACCTGCCGGGCGCCATGTTCACGGCCTCGCACAACCCGGCCCAGTACAACGGCATCAAGCTGTGCCGCGCGGGAGCGGCACCGGTCGGCCAGGACACGGGCCTGAGCGAGATCCGTGAACTGGTCGAGCGGTGGAGCGACGAGGGCGCCCCCGCACCCGCGGCCACGACGGGAACGATCACCCACCGGGAGTCGTTGTCTGACTACGCGGCCCACCTCCGCTCGCTCGTCGACCTGACCTCCATCCGCCCCCTGAAGGTCGTGGTCGACGCGGGCAACGGCATGGGCGGCCACACCGTGCCCACCGTGTTCGCGGGCCTGCCGCTCGACCTGGTCCCGATGTACTTCGAGCTGGACGGCACCTTCCCCAACCACGAGGCCAACCCGCTCGACCCGGCGAACCTCGTCGACCTCCAGCACCGGGTCCGCGCGGAATCCGCCGACCTCGGCATCGCCTTCGACGGCGACGCCGACCGCTGCTTCGTCGTCGACGAGCAGGGCGACCCGGTCTCCCCGTCCGCCATCACCGCCCTGGTCGCCTCGCGCGAACTGGCGCGGCACGGCGGCAAGGGCACGATCATCCACAACCTGATCACTTCCTGGTCGGTCCCGGAGGTGGTGAAGGAGAACGGCGGCACACCGGTACGCACGCGCGTGGGCCACTCCTTCATCAAGGCCGAGATGGCGAAGTCCGGCGCGATCTTCGGCGGCGAGCACTCCGCGCACTACTACTTCGCCGACTTCTGGAACGCCGACACGGGCATGCTGGCCGCGCTCCACGTCCTCGCGGCGCTGGGCGGCCAGGAGGGCCCGCTGTCCTCCCTGGTGGCCCAGTACGACCGCTACGTCGGCTCGGGCGAGATCAACTCCACGGTCGCGGACCAGGCCGACCGCCTCGCAGCGATCCGCGAGACGTACGGAACCCGCGACGACGTAACCCTGGACAACCTCGACGGCCTCACCATCACCTCCACCGACTGGTGGTTCAACGTCCGCCCCTCCAACACGGAACCCCTGCTGAGGCTCAACGCGGAGGCACGGGACGAGGAGACGATGACGAAGGTGCGGGACGAGGTGCTGGGGATCATCCGAGCCTGA
- the manA gene encoding mannose-6-phosphate isomerase, class I, producing MDRLDNTIRPYAWGSTTAIPQLLGVEPTGEPQAEMWMGAHPGAPSRTGRGTLVDIIDADPERELGHACVAKFGPRLPFLLKILAAGAPLSLQVHPNLAQAKEGYADEERRGIPLDAGHRNYKDANHKPELICALTEFDGLCGFRDPVQAADLLDGLGVDSLKPYVDLLHAHPEEAALREVLTAILTADPDEMTRTVTETAAACTHLGGDYAPYADIAHHYPGDPGVIAAMLLNRVRLQPGEALYLGAGIPHAYLSGLGVEIMANSDNVLRCGLTPKHVDVPELLRIVRFEAADAGVLRPEAAPDDEEVYETPIDEFRLSRYVLPEGTAPHDLTRPTPQILLCTAGSVRAGEHELKPGQSVFVPAGEKAEVGGVGTVFRATVIV from the coding sequence ATGGACCGCCTCGACAACACCATCCGCCCCTACGCGTGGGGTTCCACCACCGCGATCCCGCAGCTCCTCGGGGTCGAACCGACCGGCGAACCGCAGGCGGAGATGTGGATGGGCGCCCACCCGGGCGCTCCGTCGCGCACCGGCAGGGGCACGCTCGTCGACATCATCGACGCCGACCCGGAGCGGGAACTCGGACACGCGTGCGTGGCCAAGTTCGGCCCCCGGCTGCCGTTCCTGCTGAAGATCCTCGCGGCGGGCGCACCGCTCTCCCTCCAGGTCCACCCCAACCTGGCGCAGGCGAAGGAGGGGTACGCCGACGAAGAGCGCCGGGGCATTCCCCTCGACGCCGGTCACCGCAACTACAAGGACGCCAACCACAAGCCCGAACTGATCTGCGCCCTCACCGAGTTCGACGGCCTGTGCGGCTTCCGTGACCCGGTCCAGGCCGCCGATCTGCTCGACGGCCTCGGCGTCGACTCGCTCAAGCCGTACGTCGACCTGCTGCACGCCCACCCCGAGGAGGCCGCCCTCCGCGAGGTGCTGACCGCGATCCTCACCGCCGACCCGGATGAGATGACCCGCACGGTCACCGAGACCGCGGCCGCCTGCACCCACCTCGGCGGCGACTACGCGCCCTACGCCGACATCGCCCACCACTACCCGGGCGACCCGGGCGTCATCGCCGCGATGCTGCTCAACCGCGTCCGCCTCCAGCCCGGCGAGGCCCTCTACCTCGGCGCGGGCATCCCGCACGCCTACCTCAGCGGCCTCGGCGTCGAGATCATGGCCAACTCCGACAACGTCCTGCGCTGCGGACTGACCCCCAAGCACGTCGACGTCCCCGAACTCCTGCGCATCGTCCGCTTCGAGGCCGCCGACGCCGGTGTCCTGCGCCCGGAGGCCGCCCCGGACGACGAGGAGGTCTACGAGACCCCGATCGACGAGTTCCGCCTCTCCCGGTACGTCCTCCCCGAGGGCACCGCCCCGCACGACCTCACCCGCCCCACGCCGCAGATCCTGCTGTGCACGGCGGGCTCCGTACGGGCGGGGGAGCACGAGCTGAAGCCCGGTCAGTCGGTCTTCGTACCCGCAGGTGAGAAGGCCGAGGTCGGCGGCGTGGGCACCGTCTTCCGTGCCACTGTGATCGTATGA
- a CDS encoding Trm112 family protein, protein MPLEAGLLEILACPACHAPLKEQEAELICTGQDCGLAYPVRDGIPVLLVDEARRPA, encoded by the coding sequence ATGCCGCTCGAAGCCGGTCTCCTGGAGATCCTCGCCTGCCCGGCCTGCCACGCCCCCCTCAAGGAGCAGGAAGCCGAGCTGATCTGCACCGGTCAGGACTGCGGCCTGGCCTACCCCGTCCGCGACGGCATCCCGGTCCTCCTCGTGGACGAGGCCCGCCGCCCCGCGTAA
- a CDS encoding DUF3499 domain-containing protein codes for MSPVRRCSRTACGRPAVATLTYVYADSTAVLGPLATYAEPHCYDLCAEHSERLTAPRGWEVVRLLDGSAPARPSGDDLEALANAVREAARPQERAAEAGGGGARTADPREVARRGHLRVLRSPDN; via the coding sequence GTGAGCCCTGTACGTCGCTGTTCGCGCACCGCTTGCGGCCGCCCCGCCGTCGCGACGCTGACGTACGTCTACGCCGACTCGACCGCGGTCCTCGGCCCGCTCGCCACCTACGCCGAACCCCACTGCTACGACCTGTGCGCCGAGCACTCCGAGCGCCTCACCGCCCCGCGCGGGTGGGAGGTCGTGCGGCTCCTCGACGGCTCTGCTCCGGCCCGCCCGAGCGGCGACGACCTGGAAGCGCTTGCCAACGCCGTGCGCGAGGCGGCCCGCCCGCAGGAGCGTGCCGCGGAGGCCGGCGGTGGCGGCGCCCGGACGGCCGACCCGCGTGAGGTCGCGCGCCGCGGTCACCTCAGGGTCCTGCGTTCCCCGGACAACTGA
- a CDS encoding L-lactate permease: MYVQELEPVAGSLGLSALVAALPLVIVLVLLGGVRMKAHLAGLTGLLAAALVAWLAYGMPLDQTASSAAQGAVFGLFPILWIVVNALWVYRMTVRTRHFDILRRSFGRLSDDPRIQALVVAFCFGALLEALAGFGAPVAICSVMLVALGFDPVRAAVVALVANTAPVAFGAMGTPVVTLAQVTGLPLDDVASVVGRQTPLLALVVPLLLVWLVDGRRGLRETWVPALVCGVAFAVAQFAASNHVSAQLADIGAALAGAGALVAVPQARRPAEEPVRAAVLTGVRSEELDEDDPRGEVVRAYSPYALIVAIFSVAQIPAVKDWLAGATQTYDWPFLDVVDPRGEAVGGNVFTWPIVSTGGTLVLLAGVCTALVLGVHARVAVKEWAATVYELRFAILTVTSVLALAYVMNLSGQAATIGHFVAAAGAGLAFLSPVLGWFGVAVSGSDTSANALFGALQVTAARESGLSPELLAAANSSGGVLGKMISPQNLTIACAAVGLAGKEGDLLRKVLPWSVALLMVMCLIVVGQSSPVLSWMLP, from the coding sequence GTGTACGTCCAGGAACTGGAACCCGTCGCCGGCTCGCTCGGTCTGTCCGCACTCGTGGCCGCCCTGCCCCTGGTGATCGTCCTCGTACTGCTCGGCGGCGTCCGCATGAAGGCGCATCTGGCGGGCCTGACGGGCCTGCTGGCGGCCGCACTGGTCGCCTGGCTCGCCTACGGCATGCCGCTCGACCAGACGGCTTCCAGCGCCGCCCAGGGGGCCGTCTTCGGGCTCTTCCCCATCCTTTGGATCGTCGTCAACGCCCTGTGGGTGTACCGGATGACCGTCCGCACCCGGCACTTCGACATCCTGCGCCGCTCCTTCGGGCGCCTCTCCGACGACCCGCGCATCCAGGCCCTGGTCGTCGCGTTCTGCTTCGGCGCCCTGTTGGAGGCGCTTGCCGGGTTCGGTGCACCCGTCGCGATCTGCTCGGTCATGCTCGTGGCGCTGGGCTTCGACCCCGTGCGCGCCGCCGTCGTCGCCCTGGTCGCCAACACCGCGCCGGTCGCCTTCGGCGCGATGGGCACCCCCGTCGTGACGCTCGCTCAGGTCACCGGGCTGCCCCTGGACGACGTCGCCTCCGTGGTGGGCCGTCAGACGCCGCTGCTCGCCCTTGTGGTGCCGCTCCTGCTGGTCTGGCTGGTCGACGGACGGCGCGGCCTGCGCGAGACCTGGGTGCCCGCCCTGGTGTGCGGAGTCGCCTTCGCCGTGGCGCAGTTCGCCGCCTCGAACCATGTCTCCGCCCAACTCGCCGACATCGGCGCCGCCCTGGCGGGCGCGGGCGCCCTGGTCGCCGTACCGCAGGCGCGCAGGCCCGCCGAGGAGCCGGTGCGGGCGGCCGTGCTGACCGGGGTGCGCAGCGAGGAATTGGACGAGGACGATCCGCGCGGGGAGGTCGTACGGGCCTACTCCCCGTACGCGCTCATCGTGGCGATCTTCTCCGTCGCGCAGATCCCCGCGGTCAAGGACTGGCTGGCCGGGGCGACGCAGACGTACGACTGGCCCTTCCTGGACGTCGTCGACCCGCGCGGGGAGGCCGTCGGCGGGAATGTGTTCACCTGGCCGATCGTCTCGACCGGCGGCACGCTCGTGCTGCTCGCGGGCGTGTGTACGGCGCTCGTGCTCGGCGTGCACGCACGCGTGGCGGTCAAGGAGTGGGCGGCGACCGTGTACGAACTGCGGTTCGCGATCCTGACGGTGACAAGCGTGCTGGCGCTCGCCTACGTCATGAACCTCTCCGGACAGGCCGCCACCATCGGCCACTTCGTGGCGGCGGCCGGAGCGGGGCTGGCCTTCCTCTCGCCGGTCCTGGGCTGGTTCGGCGTCGCGGTGTCCGGCTCCGACACCTCGGCGAACGCGCTCTTCGGCGCCCTCCAGGTGACCGCGGCCCGCGAATCGGGCCTGTCGCCCGAACTCCTGGCGGCCGCGAACAGCTCCGGCGGGGTCCTCGGAAAGATGATCTCGCCGCAGAACCTCACCATCGCGTGCGCGGCCGTGGGCCTCGCGGGCAAGGAGGGCGATCTGCTGCGCAAGGTCCTGCCGTGGAGCGTCGCCCTGTTGATGGTGATGTGTCTGATCGTGGTCGGCCAGAGCTCCCCGGTCCTGTCATGGATGCTGCCCTGA
- a CDS encoding SIS domain-containing protein: MLDESLLDTPEALSEADRRGLLRGAAEAGARVRTAARHATEAGVPDLKPDGRPRAVLIAGPGAAAICVADFLGTLAGPGSPVTRLAPAGVAPAAGALRWELPGWAGSVDLLLIATPDGTEPGLSLLAEQAYRRGCTVAAVAPARTPLVEALEAAHGLFVPMATAPYEEDTPLAASAPGVLWALLTPLLALLDRIGLLAAPADALEKVADRLDHIAERCGPAIATYSNPAKTLAAELADALPVVWTEGASAGPAGRRFAAALAELAGRPAVVAELPEALASHNALLAGPLAASADPDDFFRDRVEEAPAMHARVVLLRDRPSGGLSAAPAARELALSHDTPISELEPEPGDELENLAELIAITDFAAVYLALASGA, from the coding sequence GTGCTCGACGAATCGCTGCTCGACACCCCCGAGGCCCTCTCGGAGGCCGACCGCCGCGGCCTGCTCCGCGGCGCCGCCGAGGCAGGCGCCCGCGTCCGCACCGCCGCCCGCCACGCCACCGAGGCGGGTGTCCCGGACCTCAAACCCGACGGCCGCCCCCGCGCCGTCCTCATCGCGGGCCCCGGCGCCGCCGCCATCTGCGTCGCCGACTTCCTCGGCACCCTCGCCGGCCCCGGCAGCCCCGTCACCCGGCTGGCCCCGGCCGGCGTCGCCCCCGCCGCGGGCGCCCTGCGCTGGGAGCTGCCCGGCTGGGCCGGTTCCGTGGACCTGCTCCTGATCGCCACCCCGGACGGCACCGAACCCGGCCTGTCCCTGCTCGCCGAGCAGGCCTACCGCCGCGGCTGCACCGTCGCCGCCGTAGCCCCCGCCCGCACCCCGCTCGTCGAGGCCCTCGAGGCCGCCCACGGCCTGTTCGTACCGATGGCGACCGCCCCGTACGAGGAGGACACCCCCCTCGCCGCCTCCGCGCCCGGCGTCCTGTGGGCCCTGCTCACCCCGCTGCTCGCGCTCCTGGACCGCATCGGTCTGCTGGCTGCCCCGGCCGACGCGTTGGAGAAGGTCGCCGACCGCCTCGACCACATCGCCGAACGCTGCGGTCCCGCCATCGCGACGTACAGCAACCCCGCCAAGACCCTCGCCGCGGAGTTGGCCGACGCGCTCCCGGTGGTCTGGACCGAGGGCGCCTCGGCCGGCCCCGCGGGCCGCCGTTTCGCCGCCGCCCTCGCCGAACTCGCGGGCCGTCCGGCCGTCGTGGCCGAACTCCCCGAGGCGCTCGCCTCGCACAACGCCCTGCTCGCCGGCCCGCTGGCCGCCAGCGCCGACCCGGACGACTTCTTCCGCGACCGCGTGGAGGAGGCGCCCGCAATGCACGCGCGCGTGGTGCTGCTCCGGGACCGCCCCAGCGGCGGCCTCAGCGCCGCCCCCGCCGCCCGTGAACTGGCCCTGAGCCACGACACGCCGATCAGCGAACTGGAGCCGGAGCCCGGGGACGAACTGGAGAACCTCGCGGAGCTGATCGCCATCACGGATTTCGCCGCCGTTTACCTGGCGCTCGCCTCGGGCGCCTGA
- a CDS encoding cation diffusion facilitator family transporter, translated as MSASGGTKAIVAALAANLAIAASKFVAFLFSGSSSMLAESVHSLADSGNQALLLVGGKKAQREATPQHPFGYGRERYIYAFLVSIVLFSVGGMFAIYEGYEKIKHPHEIEHWYWPVGVLVFAIIAETFSFRTAIKESNGLRGQKSWKEFVRHAKAPELPVVLLEDLGALVGLILALGGVGLALATGDGVWDGIGTLCIGVLLILIALVLAAETKSLLLGEAAGVEEVEKIEAAIVDGDTVTRIIHMRTLHLGPEELLVAAKIAVQHDDTATEIATAIDAAEARIRTAVPIARVIYLEPDVYSETEAARGADREATPGGPAPESAGH; from the coding sequence ATGAGCGCGTCAGGCGGTACCAAGGCGATCGTGGCGGCACTCGCCGCCAACCTCGCAATCGCGGCATCGAAGTTCGTGGCGTTCCTGTTCAGCGGCTCGTCCTCGATGCTCGCCGAGTCGGTGCACTCGCTCGCCGACTCCGGCAACCAGGCTCTGCTGCTCGTCGGCGGCAAGAAGGCCCAGCGCGAGGCGACCCCGCAGCATCCCTTCGGCTACGGCCGCGAGCGCTACATCTACGCCTTCCTCGTCTCGATCGTGCTGTTCTCCGTCGGTGGCATGTTCGCCATCTACGAGGGCTACGAGAAGATCAAGCACCCGCACGAGATCGAGCACTGGTACTGGCCGGTGGGCGTCCTCGTCTTCGCGATCATCGCCGAGACCTTCTCCTTCCGGACCGCCATCAAGGAGTCCAACGGACTGCGCGGCCAGAAGTCCTGGAAGGAGTTCGTCCGCCACGCCAAGGCGCCCGAGCTGCCCGTCGTCCTGCTGGAGGACCTCGGCGCGCTGGTCGGTCTGATCCTGGCCCTCGGCGGCGTCGGTCTCGCCCTCGCCACCGGCGACGGCGTCTGGGACGGCATCGGCACCCTGTGCATCGGTGTGCTGCTCATCCTGATCGCGCTCGTGCTGGCCGCCGAGACCAAGTCGCTGCTGCTCGGCGAGGCCGCGGGCGTCGAGGAGGTCGAGAAGATCGAGGCCGCGATCGTCGACGGCGACACCGTCACCCGCATCATCCACATGCGCACGCTGCACCTCGGCCCCGAGGAGCTGCTCGTCGCGGCCAAGATCGCCGTCCAGCACGACGACACGGCCACCGAGATCGCCACCGCCATCGACGCGGCCGAGGCCCGTATCCGTACGGCCGTCCCGATCGCCCGCGTCATCTACCTGGAGCCGGACGTCTACAGCGAGACCGAGGCGGCCCGCGGCGCCGACCGCGAGGCCACGCCCGGCGGCCCCGCCCCGGAGAGCGCCGGCCACTGA
- a CDS encoding DUF5719 family protein has translation MNRTTLSLIAAATALAAVTGYATLSAPEASGKDSAKAAAVLPVERTSLLCPTPSTSDLAETTYTSFTPVTKGTSGDGKAELRAADAESAQADEKTGEDEKGEKKDGGKKDGEKPVLEHKEPGKPVTGDASGADAPALVGTAEGKFAPGWTVQQTTEVTAGTGRGLQGVNCTAPDTDFWFPGASTASDRTDYVHLTNPDDSAAVVDIELYGKDGALETNIPDGITVPPHATEPVLLSTLIDEKQTNLTAHVSARSGRVGASVQALDDKLGGDWLAASTDPTGTLVLPGIPKDATAVRLIAFTPGNSDADLKVQLASPSGTITPAGNETLHVKSRMTSAVDLGDVTRGEPGSVLLTPTDRSVPVVAALRVTRGKGADQETAFIPATRPVGTRATSAENTAKGTILSLTAPTGTAQVKVTASAGTEAGTASTKTYTIKKGTTQSIEVPAPKSLKGSYALTVETVSGGPVYGSRTLTVSQGDTPFFTVQTLPDDRGMVAVPEAEQDLSVLQR, from the coding sequence CCTGATCGCCGCCGCGACCGCGCTCGCCGCCGTCACCGGGTACGCCACCCTGAGCGCGCCGGAGGCCTCCGGCAAGGACAGCGCCAAGGCGGCCGCCGTGCTGCCCGTGGAGCGCACGAGCCTGCTCTGCCCGACGCCCAGCACCTCCGACCTCGCCGAGACGACGTACACCTCCTTCACCCCCGTCACCAAGGGCACGAGCGGCGACGGCAAGGCCGAACTGCGCGCCGCGGACGCCGAGTCGGCGCAGGCGGACGAGAAGACCGGGGAGGACGAGAAGGGCGAGAAGAAGGACGGCGGGAAGAAGGACGGCGAGAAGCCCGTCCTGGAGCACAAGGAGCCGGGCAAGCCCGTCACCGGGGACGCCTCCGGTGCCGACGCGCCCGCGCTCGTCGGCACCGCCGAGGGCAAGTTCGCGCCCGGCTGGACCGTCCAGCAGACCACGGAGGTCACCGCGGGCACCGGACGCGGTCTCCAGGGCGTCAACTGCACCGCGCCCGACACCGATTTCTGGTTCCCCGGCGCCAGCACGGCGAGCGACCGCACGGACTATGTGCACCTGACCAACCCGGACGACTCGGCCGCCGTCGTGGACATCGAGCTGTACGGCAAGGACGGCGCCCTGGAGACGAACATCCCGGACGGCATCACCGTCCCGCCGCACGCCACCGAGCCGGTCCTGCTCTCCACGCTCATCGACGAGAAGCAGACGAACCTCACGGCGCACGTCAGTGCCCGCAGCGGGCGGGTCGGCGCGTCGGTGCAGGCCCTGGACGACAAGCTCGGCGGCGACTGGCTGGCCGCGTCCACGGACCCCACCGGCACCCTGGTCCTGCCCGGCATCCCCAAGGACGCCACGGCGGTACGCCTGATCGCCTTCACACCCGGCAACTCCGACGCCGACCTGAAGGTCCAGCTCGCCTCCCCGTCCGGCACGATCACACCCGCCGGCAACGAGACGCTGCACGTGAAGTCCCGTATGACCTCGGCCGTCGACCTGGGCGACGTCACGCGCGGCGAGCCGGGCTCGGTCCTGCTGACCCCCACCGACCGCTCGGTCCCGGTGGTGGCCGCGCTCCGGGTGACCCGCGGCAAGGGCGCCGACCAGGAGACGGCCTTCATCCCGGCCACGCGCCCGGTCGGCACCCGCGCGACCTCGGCGGAGAACACGGCCAAGGGCACGATCCTCTCCCTGACCGCACCGACCGGCACCGCACAGGTCAAGGTCACGGCCTCGGCCGGCACCGAAGCGGGAACGGCGTCGACCAAGACGTACACGATCAAGAAGGGGACGACTCAGTCCATCGAGGTCCCGGCCCCGAAGTCCCTCAAGGGCAGCTACGCGCTGACGGTGGAAACGGTCTCCGGCGGTCCGGTCTACGGCTCCCGGACCCTCACCGTGTCCCAGGGGGACACCCCGTTCTTCACCGTCCAGACCCTCCCGGACGACCGGGGGATGGTGGCGGTACCGGAGGCGGAACAGGACCTGTCGGTGCTCCAGAGGTAA
- the lepB gene encoding signal peptidase I, giving the protein MQAGTARKVMVTAWAVGLLGLALVAGSLVWLRTGYVLSRVNGDSMSPTYVVGDRIVAERVDGDEVRPGDVVLYSAPERYGSGVDVMQRVIGVGGDRVVCCEAPDTSREAITVNGERLRESYVKDGIADGLHRPYDVTVPEGRIFLLGDHRANARDSRAFPEDHAGTVPVEAVRGRVIDSFVGPVLLGVATLLGLLLALLGLILGIGTRVLRRRPAEQTALWPDHL; this is encoded by the coding sequence ATGCAGGCGGGCACGGCGCGCAAGGTCATGGTGACGGCGTGGGCGGTGGGGCTGCTCGGGCTGGCGCTGGTGGCCGGATCGCTGGTGTGGTTGCGGACCGGGTATGTCCTGTCCCGGGTGAACGGCGACAGCATGTCGCCCACGTACGTCGTCGGCGACCGGATCGTCGCCGAGCGCGTCGACGGGGACGAGGTGCGGCCCGGCGATGTGGTGCTGTACTCGGCGCCGGAGCGGTACGGGTCCGGGGTGGACGTGATGCAGCGCGTGATCGGTGTGGGCGGCGACCGCGTGGTGTGCTGCGAGGCGCCGGACACGTCCCGGGAGGCGATCACCGTCAACGGCGAGCGGCTGCGCGAGTCGTATGTGAAGGACGGCATCGCGGACGGGCTGCACCGGCCGTACGACGTGACCGTGCCCGAGGGGCGGATCTTCCTGCTCGGTGATCATCGGGCGAACGCGCGGGACTCTCGGGCCTTCCCCGAGGACCACGCCGGGACGGTTCCGGTGGAAGCCGTGCGGGGGCGGGTGATCGACAGTTTCGTGGGGCCCGTGCTGCTCGGGGTGGCCACGCTGCTCGGGCTGCTGCTCGCGCTGTTGGGGCTGATCCTCGGGATCGGGACGCGGGTCCTGCGGCGGCGGCCGGCGGAGCAGACGGCGTTGTGGCCGGATCATCTGTGA